One window of the Camelina sativa cultivar DH55 chromosome 1, Cs, whole genome shotgun sequence genome contains the following:
- the LOC104710712 gene encoding uncharacterized protein LOC104710712 — MSAPGKFDYSSGGLDRPLYRSNFAAQMERSSSFRESMEHPVPSHPNMLRTTSSIAQTDVTNFFQCLRFDPKVVAADHKSIRQGDFKRHVSIALGIQEDESPSGSLKGKLIPSPIPEEIKRFKAGLRENNVKARERVKIFNEASSVFNKFFPSVHTKKRSRPEGFSTDRLVSGPGLGKMGIQGQTLAGGFEPDQKLDERPKSGVPNKRTRTSMMDVRSNSIVRQSPVVDRDKEIMRVANNNPVQGEDRTSIGIEGWEKSRMKKKRSSINVDCHPNSASKVVDGYRDLKQGIQQKSTGDSRSRLNGDSNMLRQSAGTGANGYGRSDNLSQQTRSNIHDEFNSSSLVANTKTNASVRGPRSGSGLPPKLSPGLHNTPSPIEWDISGCTNKPPTLSGVTHRKRMTSNRSSSPPVTQWASQRPQKISRVARRTNLVPIVSSKDEVPYSDNISDAGCSETGFGLHKRSPAASPQLKLKGESSFSPAALSESEESGPPEIKSKDKGKQSDEVDGKAAQNIPRVSIPALQSRKSNKPAAGEENGDGVRRQGRTGRGFSSTRSLNPMGVDKLKNVGTAKHLRSARPIFDKSESKVGRPPTRKLSDRKAYKRQRATATNAPTLDFHVGSDDGREELLAAVNSAVNFAHNFPNSFWKQMDRYFCYISDGHINFMKQQGEISSMDPPPVLTSSDFDSRVCPEEFATSRVDSKASPLYQRLLSALISEDSVGGNEDLQVNGFGTMHDHDDDSEFSVLNNMEFNGFKNNERLELDESEDDESAILFKGVNKLAHHCNGKFPDNSPIDFLDIEYDKLGIDEKIYLEARSIGISLEPMPSISNVEDEGIADEIKKLEEAICKEGSKKKKMVDRLLKPAIEMKELQEKELDQIGYDKLIEMAYEKSKASRRHHNAGGKNSNNRISKQAASAFVRRTLERCHQFEKTGKSCFSEPEIKDMFIARLATAEDTLMDKECNPSTSTPMGSQPSSSLARTGQNSENYASYVLPSENALLEQATGKEDTAWSNRVKKRELLLDDVGIGTQLSSSIKGKRSDRDRDGKGQASSRSGGTNKIGRPSLSNAKGERKTKAKPKQKTTQISPSVRVPEQPKPLLPKPNEVNSEYNNLEALEETEPILDLSQLQIPDGLGDFDAQPGDISSWFNMDDEEEFDIMELGIPMDDLSGLNIKL, encoded by the exons ATGTCAGCACCTGGGAAGTTTGATTATTCTTCTGGTGGGCTAGATAGGCCTCTATACAGATCTAACTTTGCCGCACAGATGGAAAGATCTAGTAGCTTTCGCGAGTCCATGGAACATCCCGTCCCATCTCATCCAAACATGTTGAGGACCACTTCATCAATAGCACAAACCGATGTAACAAATTTCTTTCAGTGTTTGCGTTTTGATCCTAAGGTGGTTGCCGCGGATCACAAATCTATTCGTCAAGGTGACTTTAAGCGGCATGTGAGTATTGCTCTTGGAATACAGGAAGATGAGTCTCCTAGTGGATCTTTGAAAGGGAAGTTAATTCCATCTCCTATACCAGAAGAGATCAAAAGATTCAAGGCTGGTCTGCGTGAAAACAATGTGAAGGCCAG GGAGCGCGTAAAAATTTTCAATGAAGCTTCCTCTGTATTTAAcaagtttttcccaagtgtACATACAAAGAAGAGGTCTCGACCAGAAGGATTTTCTACTGATCGCTTGGTATCAGGACCAGGCCTTGGTAAAATGGGAATTCAGGGTCAGACCCTGGCTGGTGGTTTTGAGCCTGACCAAAAGTTGGACGAACGACCTAAAAGTGGTGTTCCAAATAAACGAACACGTACTTCCATG ATGGATGTTCGAAGCAATTCTATTGTTCGACAGTCACCGGTTGTAGACAGAGATAAAGAAATAATGCGGGTAGCAAATAATAATCCAGTTCAGGGTGAAGATCGAACTTCAATTGGTATTGAGGGTTGGGAAAAGtcaagaatgaagaaaaaacgCTCATCTATTAATGTGGACTGTCATCCTAACTCAGCGTCAAAAGTGGTTGATGGTTACCGAGACTTGAAGCAGGGCATACAACAGAAATCAACGGGCGACTCCCGGTCGAGATTGAATGGTGACTCAAACATGTTAAG GCAATCGGCTGGTACTGGAGCTAATGGATATGGAAGATCTGATAACCTCTCTCAGCAGACGA GGTCAAACATTCATGATGAGTTCAATTCTTCAAGTCTGgttgcaaatacaaaaacaaatgctTCAGTTCGTGGGCCTAGGTCAGGATCGGGACTACCACCAAAACTGTCTCCAGGGCTCCATAACACTCCGTCCCCAATTGAATGGGATATCTCTGGCTGTACGAATAAGCCTCCAACATTGTCAGGGGTTACACATCGCAAGCGTATGACATCAAATCGGTCTTCATCACCACCTGTGACTCAGTGGGCCAGTCAAAGACCACAAAAGATATCTCGGGTAGCAAGAAGGACAAATTTAGTGCCCATTGTTTCTAGTAAAGATGAAGTTCCCTATTCTGATAATATATCAGATGCTGGTTGTAGCGAAACTGGGTTTGGATTGCATAAACGCTCACCAGCTGCTTCACCTCAATTGAAACTAAAAGGTGAAAGCAGCTTCTCCCCAGCAGCCTTATCAGAAAGTGAAGAATCTGGCCCCCCTGAGATCAAGTCTAAAGACAAGGGTAAACAGTCTGATGAGGTTGATGGGAAAGCTGCACAGAATATTCCTAGAGTGTCCATCCCTGCTTTACAATCAAGAAAAAGTAACAAGCCTGCCGCTGGTGAAGAGAATGGGGATGGTGTGAGAAGGCAAGGAAGGACAGGCCGTGGCTTTTCTTCAACTAGGTCTCTTAACCCAATGGGAGTAGATAAACTTAAGAATGTTGGAACAGCGAAACATCTTCGCAGTGCAAGACCTATTTTTGACAAGAGTGAAAG TAAGGTGGGTCGTCCACCCACTAGGAAACTATCTGATCGTAAGGCTTACAAACGCCAGAGAGCCACGGCAACAAATGCTCCAACACTAGATTTTCATG TCGGCTCAGATGATGGCCGTGAGGAGCTACTAGCGGCTGTCAACTCAGCTGTAAATTTTG CTCATAATTTTCCCAACTCTTTCTGGAAGCAAATGGACCGCTACTTTTGCTATATATCTGATGGTCATATCAATTTCATGAAACAACAG GGAGAAATTTCCTCCATGGATCCTCCGCCTGTTTTGACATCCTCTGACTTTGATAGCCGTGTATGTCCTGAGGAATTTGCAACTAGCAGGGTGGATTCCAAGGCTTCTCCACTTTACCAGAGACTGCTATCAGCTTTGATTTCTGAGGACTCGGTGGGTGGAAATGAAGATTTACAAGTTAATGGATTTGGGACCATGCATGATCATGACGATGACTCAGAATTCAGTGTTTTGAATAATATGGAGTTCAatgggtttaagaacaatgaaAGGCTGGAACTTGatgaatcagaagatgatgagtCTGCAATTTTGTTCAAGGGTGTTAATAAGTTAGCACACCACTGCAATGGCAAATTTCCAGATAATTCACCCATTGACTTCTTAGACATTGAATATGATAAATTGGGGATAGATGAAAAGATATATCTGGAAGCCCGATCCATTGGAATATCCTTGGAACCAATG CCTAGTATCTCAAACGTGGAGGATGAAGGGATTGCTGACGAAATTAAAAAGTTGGAGGAGGCTATCTGCAAGGAG GGttccaagaagaaaaagatggtgGATAGGCTACTAAAGCCTGCCATAGAGATGAAAGAACTTCAGGAAAA GGAGCTTGATCAGATTGGTTATGATAAGCTCATCGAGATGGCATATGAAAAGAGCAAG GCTAGTCGGCGTCATCACAACGCTGGTGGGAAGAATTCCAATAACAGGATTTCAAAGCAGGCTGCATCGGCTTTTGTTAGAAGGACACTTGAACGATGCCATCAATTCGAAAAGACGGGCAAAAGCTGCTTCAGTGAGCCTGAAATTAAGGATATGTTCATTGCCAGGTTGGCAACAGCCGAAGATACTCTTATGGATAAGGAGTGTAATCCGTCGACTTCAA CACCCATGGGCTCACAGCCAAGCTCTTCTTTGGCACGCACTGGGCAGAACTCGGAGAACTATGCCAGTTATGTTCTACCATCTGAAAATGCTTTATTAGAACAAGCGACGGGGAAAGAAGATACAGCATGGTCCAATAgggtgaagaagagagagttgcTGCTTGATGATGTTGGCATCGGGACACAACTCTCAAGTAGTATAAAGGGGAAGAGAAGCGACAGGGACAGAGATGGGAAAGGGCAGGCTTCGTCTAGAAGTGGAGGAACCAATAAGATTGGCCGGCCTTCGCTGTCCAATGCTAAGGGTGAAAGAAAAACGAAAGCAAAACCAAAGCAGAAAACAACTCAGATATCTCCATCTGTTAGGGTCCCGGAGCAACCCAAACCATTATTACCAAAACCGAATGAAGTGAACAGCGAGTATAATAACTTGGAGGCACTGGAGGAGACAGAGCCAATTCTCGACTTATCTCAGTTACAAATACCAGATGGCTTAGGAGATTTTGATGCGCAACCAGGTGATATTAGTTCATGGTTTAACATGGATGACGAAGAAGAATTCGATATCATGGAGCTTGGAATACCAATGGATGATCTCTCAGGCCTGAACATAAAGTTATGA